One window from the genome of Drosophila albomicans strain 15112-1751.03 chromosome 2L, ASM965048v2, whole genome shotgun sequence encodes:
- the LOC127565349 gene encoding chymotrypsin-like protease CTRL-1 encodes MRSLFAIFIICSIYASIQAEDGEFEKLILPPTYGGASKGNSTDSHSMAARSYVGGQTGSECSFGTECTPLHDCTAMIYEVAKNCYYGDKSLFCGGGEEMPYVCCPSSPLEKNQVCGKSLVQGHFYKGLGSYPFVARVGFKHVNTGAFAYPCAGSIIARRVILTAAHCALAKADGHRLSSVRVGEYDTSSDPDCASTGFCAPRSVNHAISHVIVHPDYKQGQYHHDIALLVLKTPLNYSVATQPICLQKTRANLVVGKRATIAGWGKMSTSSIRQPEMSHLDVPLTSWDLCLRNYGSTGALESPNSIEGQWMCAGGEGKDVCQGFGGAPLFIQENGIFSQIGIMSFGSDNCGGLRIPSVYTSLVYFQEWIHDNTPPE; translated from the exons ATGCGTTCCTTGTTCGCAATTTTCATAATCTGCAGCATATATGCAAGTATTCAAGCGGAAGACGGTGAATTTG aaaaattaattttaccaCCCACTTATGGAGGAGCATCCAAGGGAAATTCCACTGACAGCCACTCGATGGCTGCTCGTTCCTATGTGGGAGGTCAGACAGGCTCTGAGTGTTCCTTTGGCACAGAGTGCACTCCACTTCACGACTGCACGGCCATGATCTATGAGGTGGCAAAGAACTGTTATTACGGCGACAAGTCGTTGTTCTGTGGAGGTGGCGAAGAGATGCCCTATGTGTGTTGCCCGAGTAGTCCGCTGGAGAAGAACCAGGTCTGTGGCAAGTCTTTGGTGCAAGGACACTTCTACAAGGGACTCGGCTCATATCCATTTGTAGCGCGCGTTGGCTTCAAGC ACGTCAACACGGGAGCATTTGCGTATCCCTGTGCTGGTTCCATCATTGCCCGTCGGGTTATCCTAACCGCTGCGCATTGTGCTTTGGCCAAGGCCGATGGTCATCGTCT ATCATCGGTGCGTGTAGGCGAATATGATACATCTAGCGATCCGGATTGCGCCAGCACTGGTTTCTGTGCTCCACGCTCGGTGAATCATGCGATCAGCCATGTTATTGTGCATCCAGACTACAAGCAAGGGCAATATCATCATGACATTGCGCTGCTCGTGCTAAAAACTCCACTCAACTACTCGG TGGCCACACAGCCAATCTGCTTGCAAAAGACACGCGCCAATTTGGTAGTGGGCAAGCGGGCAACCATTGCCGGCTGGGGCAAGATGTCCACGTCCAGCATACGCCAGCCGGAGATGTCGCACCTGGACGTGCCCTTGACCAGCTGGGATCTTTGTTTGCGCAACTATGGCTCAACGGGAGCTCTCGAGTCGCCCAACTCGATTGAGGGTCAATGGATGTGCGCCGGCGGCGAGGGCAAAGATGTGTGCCAGGGCTTTGGAGGCGCGCCGTTGTTCATCCAGGAGAACGGAATCTTTTCGCAG ATCGGTATAATGTCCTTTGGCTCGGATAACTGTGGCGGATTACGCATACCCAGCGTTTATACCAGTCTGGTCTATTTCCAGGAGTGGATTCACGATAATACGCCGCCCGAATAA
- the LOC127565363 gene encoding uncharacterized protein LOC127565363 produces the protein MCPNQEVDRSLLPDCHIANRVFMYSMLDYLHSGERRSEDVHAELRDRYEVFCQVLHNFPIPLHDELDAGFELRVGSDNNNYECFSEALQQL, from the coding sequence ATGTGTCCCAATCAGGAAGTGGATCGTAGCCTCTTGCCCGACTGCCACATTGCTAATCGCGTGTTCATGTATTCCATGCTGGACTATCTGCATTCGGGGGAGCGGCGCAGCGAAGATGTGCATGCCGAGTTACGTGATCGCTATGAGGTATTTTGCCAAGTGCTTCACAACTTTCCCATTCCGTTGCACGATGAACTCGACGCTGGTTTTGAACTTCGAGTGGGGagcgataacaacaactatgagTGCTTTTCCGAAGCACTTCAGCAGCTCTAG
- the LOC127565340 gene encoding recombination repair protein 1 gives MPRAKVQKKQVTPVELSATNGIEVASATAAASDAADASGQPLKGRARGKTAAVSAASPPEDTNDAQKAETVVAKKITSRGKRKATNEKETEVKEPLRNDFSATDDLPSSSVAVKGRPRSKKAVAPKANDILDSKELKVQEDVVKKSAGRGKAKLPEEPVEIGDAAPPKPRGRAKKPTTEAVEEEIVAKPTKSRAKKEITLAPVEHTVSKGKGRPKKAETNPQKEEDTVSKDLAPEEIVERSASKGKGRAKKTADTKTQAGEVSEVASKDLKPKARGRKKELAENVDNELIAATEHADKDVKEAKKESTETSSASGSETAPATKKRGRGNKRLADTEISEILEEDGVVAPPQSETEVKAVSKETTGKRKNANDDKVEVPAKKRGKKAMNGDADDQPQVKEVAAAPAAKKRAPKRATNDDQNEDPAPAASKPPRGRKRTAAETEDNSDAVAVSEADGSTTSKTKKQAVQKTDAPAAGSYDKTLFPPPTDKEFNLKVSSWNVAGLRAWLKKDGLKFVDFEEPDILCLQETKCVTDQLPDEMARLPGYHPYWLCMPGGYAGVAIYSKIMPINVEYGIGNEEFDDVGRMITAEYEKFYLINVYVPNSGRKLVNLEPRMRWEKLFQAYVQKLDALKPVVICGDMNVSHLEIDLANPKSNTRNAGFTKEEREKMTELLDLGFVDTFRHLYPKQTGAYSFWTYMSNARARNVGWRLDYCIVSERFVPRIVDNVMRSHCLGSDHCPITVFLNI, from the exons atgCCTCGcgcaaaagtgcaaaaaaagcAAGTAACGCCCGTCGAGCTGTCAGCAACAAATGGCATCGAAGTGGcatctgcaactgcagctgccaGCGACGCCGCTGATGCTTCTGGGCAACCACTGAAAGGCAGAGCGCGCGGCAAGACGGCGGCGGTATCTGCTGCTAGCCCGCCCGAAGATACCAATGATGCACAGAAAGCTGAAACTGTTGTGGCAAAGAAAATTACCTCAAGAGGCAAACGAAAGGCAACTAACGAAAAAGAAACTGAAGTGAAGGAGCCACTTAGGAATGACTTTTCTGCTACAGATGACTTACCCTCATCCTCCGTTGCTGTTAAAGGTAGGCCACGCAGCAAGAAAGCGGTTGCCCCCAAAGCGAATGACATTCTGGATTCAAAGGAACTGAAAGTGCAAGAGGatgttgtaaaaaaaagtGCGGGACGCGGTAAAGCAAAGCTACCAGAAGAGCCCGTGGAAATTGGAGATGCTGCACCGCCCAAGCCAAGAGGACGTgccaaaaaaccaacaactgAGGCAGTTGAAGAGGAAATTGTAGCTAAACCCACAAAGTCTCGGGCCAAAAAAGAGATTACCTTAGCCCCCGTAGAGCATACAGTAAGTAAAGGCAAGGGACGCCCTAAAAAAGCGGAGACAAACCCTCAAAAGGAAGAAGATACAGTAAGCAAGGACTTGGCGCCAGAAGAGATAGTGGAGCGCAGTGccagcaaaggcaaaggaCGCGCTAAGAAGACAGCCGACACAAAAACGCAGGCCGGAGAAGTCTCTGAAGTGGCGAGCAAGGACTTGAAGCCGAAAGCGCGAGGACGCAAAAAGGAGCTCGCAGAGAACGTGGACAACGAACTAATCGCTGCCACGGAACATGCTGATAAAGATGTAAAAGAGGCCAAAAAGGAAAGCACTGAGACTTCATCAGCATCGGGTAGCGAAACTGCCCCAGCAACGAAGAAGCGTGGCCGGGGCAACAAACGTCTGGCAGATACGGAAATATCCGAAATTCTAGAGGAAGATGGGGTTGTGGCGCCACCACAGTCGGAGACTGAAGTAAAAGCTGTAAGCAAGGAAACGACTGGTAAACGTAAGAATGCTAATGATGACAAAGTTGAAGTGCCGGCGAAGAAACGTGGCAAAAAAGCTATGAATGGAGATGCAGATGATCAGCCACAAGTCAAAGAGGTTGCTGCAGCACCAGCGGCCAAGAAGCGTGCCCCAAAACGAGCCACAAATGATGACCAAAATGAAGATCCGGCtccagcagcaagcaaaccAC ctcGAGGTCGCAAGCGAACAGCCGCCGAGACTGAGGATAATAGTGATGCTGTGGCAGTGAGTGAAGCAGACGGTTCAACAA CatccaaaaccaaaaagcaaGCTGTACAAAAAACCGATGCACCCGCCGCTGGCAGCTACGATAAAACTCTTTTCCCACCGCCAACGGACAAAGAATTTAATCTCAAAGTCTCCAGCTGGAATGTGGCTGGTTTACGTGCCTGGCTAAAGAAGGATGGCCTCAAGTTCGTCGACTTTGAGGAGCCTGATATATTGTGTTTGCAG GAAACAAAGTGCGTAACCGATCAGCTTCCCGATGAAATGGCACGTCTGCCGGGTTATCATCCCTACTGGCTGTGCATGCCAGGCGGCTATGCAGGTGTTGCTATCTACAGCAAGATAATGCCCATAAATGTAGAGTATGGCATTGGCAATGAAGAGTTTGATGATGTAGGCCGTATGATCACTGCCGAGTATGAGAAATTCTATTTGATAAACGTTTATGTGCCAAATTCAGGGCGCAAGCTTGTCAATTTGGAGCCACGCATGCGCTGGGAAAAGCTGTTCCAGGCGTATGTCCAGAAATTAGATGCCCTTAAGCCAGTTGTCATTTGTGGCGACATGAATGTATCGCATTTGGAGATCGATTTGGCCAATCCAAAGTCAAATACACGCAACGCAGGCTTTACCAAGGAAGAGCGTGAAAAGATGACTGAACTGTTGGATCTCGGATTTGTGGATACTTTTAGGCACTTGTATCCCAAGCAAACCGGAGCTTACAGTTTCTGGACTTACATGTCTAATGCTCGCGCCCGTAATGTTGGCTGGCGCTTGGATTACTGCATTGTTTCCGAGCGGTTTGTGCCACGCATTGTTGACAATGTGATGCGGAGCCACTGTCTGGGCAGCGATCATTGCCCTATTACagtttttctaaatatttaa
- the LOC127565344 gene encoding tubulin gamma-1 chain, whose translation MPSEIITLQLGQCGNQIGFEFWKRLCLEHGISPSGVLEDFATDGLDRKDVFFYQADDDHYIPRAVLLDLEPRVINTIMTSAYSKLYNPENVYLSKHGGGAGNNWASGYSQGDKLQEEIFDIIDREADGSDSLEGFVLCHSIAGGTGSGMGSFLMERLADRYPKKLIQTYSVFPNQEEISDVVVQPYNSMLTLRRLITAADSVVVLDNTALNRIACDRLHLQNPTFTQINTLVSTIMSVSTTTLRYPSYMNNNLIGLTAPLIPTPQLHFLMTGYTPLTNDANLSNQAVNVRKTTVLDVMRRLLQPKNMMVSTGPDKTNHHCYISILNIIQGEVDPTQVHKSLQRIRERKLAQFIPWGPTSIQVALSRSSPYVQSSHRVSGLMLANHTSICSLFERALSQFDKLRKRGAFLDQFRREDIFKDDLSELDESREIVDGLVQEYEAATRVDYLEFSANRPSKSEGDTRSEEAKSVKSDI comes from the exons ATGCCTAGTGAAATAATTACTTTACAGCTGGGCCAATGCGGGAATCAAA ttggCTTTGAGTTTTGGAAACGCTTGTGTTTGGAGCATGGCATCTCACCAAGTGGCGTATTAGAAGACTTTGCCACCGACGGGTTGGACCGCAAGGATGTGTTCTTTTATCAAGCAGATGACGATCATTATATACCGCGAGCAGTGCTGTTGGATTTGGAGCCGCGTGTCATTAATACTATTATGACCTCAGCTTATTCCAAG CTGTATAATCCCGAGAACGTTTACTTGTCCAAGCATGGCGGCGGAGCTGGCAACAACTGGGCATCTGGTTATAGCCAAGGCGATAAGTTGCAAGAAGAGATTTTTGATATAATTGATCGCGAGGCAGATGGCAGCGATTCACTGGAGGGATTCGTTCTATGCCATTCCATTGCTGGAGGTACTGGCTCTGGAATGGGATCATTTTTAATGGAACGTCTTGCCGATCGTTATCCCAAGAAACTCATTCAAACATATAGCGTGTTCCCGAATCAGGAGGAAATCAGCGATGTTGTAGTGCAACCCTACAATTCAATGCTGACACTTCGCCGATTGATAACAGCTGCGGACAGTGTTGTTGTCCTGGATAATACGGCATTAAATCGCATTGCATGCGATCGCTTGCATTTACAGAACCCGACATTCACGCAGATTAATACGTTAGTCTCGACTATAATGAGTGTGAGCACTACAACTCTGCGTTATCCATCGTACATGAATAATAATCTCATTGGATTAACAGCACCGTTAATACCAACGCCTCAGCTGCACTTCTTAATGACAGGATATACACCATTAACCAATGACGCGAATCTCAGCAATCAA GCTGTGAACGTGCGCAAGACAACTGTGCTTGACGTGATGCGTCGCCTGCTGCAACCAAAAAATATGATGGTGTCTACAGGTCCCGACAAGACCAATCATCACTGTTACatatccattttaaatataatacaggGCGAGGTGGATCCCACCCAGGTGCACAAATCGTTGCAGCGTATAAGAGAACGTAAATTGGCCCAATTTATACCATGGGGTCCAACATCTATTCAAGTGGCGCTCTCACGTTCTTCACCTTACGTTCAAAGCAGTCATCGTGTCTCAGGCTTAATGTTGGCCAATCATACAAGCATTTGCTCTCTGTTTGAGCGCGCATTAAGTCAGTTTGATAAGTTGCGCAAGCGTGGCGCCTTTCTCGATCAATTTCGCCGAGAAGACATATTCAAGGACGATTTGAGTGAATTAGATGAATCGCGGGAGATTGTGGATGGTCTGGTTCAGGAGTACGAGGCGGCCACACGGGTAGACTACTTGGAGTTTTCGGCTAATAGACCAAGTAAATCAGAAGGCGATACGAGGTCTGAGGAAGCCAAGTCTGTGAAGTCAGATATTTAA
- the LOC127565350 gene encoding uncharacterized protein LOC127565350 — MAQNVPVVGSENEIGSQISTFAVIDLETTNLPQYNQNRVSITEMCIYAFDSAILKDNPTESLELRDDVSPELCQEPPRPPRVLHKLNLLFQPSMAVNPVSEHITGLSNYLLERESKLNENAGQLVLRFIEHLPAPVCLIAHNGWHFDFPIIRKSFDKLNIQFPASLRCVDSLRAFMEIDDKRNEDLCMRKSTTSIVEPESKPSSSKEVDFEARNNKTPERPTLPRDEAIRKRKRLSDGCDDEDIIDLTLDSPVKRTPQKFRSRRQLFEGLKCATTKRIPPQGSYRLGNLFYKTFSRPAIDAHQAEADVQMLTQLVQHYGTDFLAFAEEQSIPFSEVIPLGGTIRNNK, encoded by the exons ATGGCACAAAATGTACCTGTTGTGGGCTCCGAAAACGAGATAGGGTCTCAAATTTCAACGTTCGCAGTTATTGACTTAGAGACGACAAATTTGCCACAATACAATCAAAATCGAGTTAGCATCACCGAGATGTGCATTTATGCTTTCGATTCTGCGATTTTGAAAGATAATCCAACGGAGAGTCTGGAACTACGAGACGATGTGTCACCCGAATTATGCCAGGAGCCACCCCGACCGCCCAGAGTGttgcacaaattgaatttactcTTCCAACCCTCAATGGCAGTTAATCCAGTAAGTGAGCATATTACTG GATTAAGCAATTATCTGCTGGAACGAGAATCCAAGTTAAACGAAAATGCCGGTCAACTGGTTTTAAGGTTCATTGAGCATTTGCCAGCTCCAGTTTGTTTGATTGCTCACAATGGATGGCACTTTGATTTTCCTATTATAAGGAAGTCTTTTGATAAGCTCAATATACAGTTTCCAGCCTCATTGCGTTGTGTGGACTCTCTTCGCGCCTTTATGGAAATTGACGATAAGCGAAATGAAGATTTATGTATGCGAAAATCAACGACATCCATTGTGGAGCCTGAATCCAAACCGTCTAGTTCCAAAGAAGTTGACTTTGAGGCACGGAATAACAAGACACCAGAGCGTCCAACCTTGCCACGTGACGAAGCTATACGAAAACGCAAGCGTTTAAGCGACGGTTGTGATGATGAAGACATTATTGATCTGACATTAGATTCACCTGTAAAACGTACGCCGCAAAAATTTCGATCTCGACGTCAACTGTTTGAGGGCTTAAAATGTGCCACGACTAAGCGTATTCCACCGCAAGGTTCCTATAGATTGGGTAACTTGTTTTACAAAACCTTTAGTCGTCCAGCTATCGATGCACATCAAGCTGAGGCCGATGTCCAAATGCTCACACAGCTGGTGCAACATTATGGTACTGATTTTTTAGCCTTTGCGGAAGAGCAATCCATTCCATTCAGCGAAGTTATACCACTTGGCGGGACGATTAGGAATAACAAATAA